The sequence GCGGCGGCGCGCGGCGCCGCTTTGAAACGCTGGCCCGCGACAACGCGACCTTGCGGGCGGCCGCGCTGATCTGGCAAGGCCGGCTGGCGTCGGTGGCCGAGCTGCAGCCGGAAGTGGCGCCCAGCCCGGCGGTCTGGACACGGATTGAAAACCTCGTCCATGCGGAAAAACAGGCGCAAGCGATGCAGGCCGCGCGCAGTCAGGCGGCGCCAGTGCCTGCCAGCGGCGGCTGGTGGGCCAGCCTGGGCCTGTGGCGCGGCGCTGCGGCGGCCGGCGCTTTTTCGACCGTGGTTGCGGTGGTGACAGGCCTGAATTTCACGAAGCAACTGAATGGCCAGGTGCAGGAACTCAGCGCCAGACTGTCGTCCACGCCGGTGATTGAATATGTCGCCGTGCTGGCCGACGACAAGGCCAAGGCCTCGATCCTGGTGACCTTTGACCCCAACACCCAGAAGCTGATGCTCAAGCGCGTGGGCGATTTCCGCGAGCAGCCTGACCAGTCGCTCGAACTGTGGGCCTTGCCGCCGGGCGCAGCGCCCAAGTCGCTGGGCGTGCTGCCCGGGGATGCGGTGGCGCGGCTGACCGCTGCCGGCGGGGACATCCAGCAGTCGCCGGCGCTGGCCATCACGCTGGAGCCCAAGGGCGGCGTTCCACCAGGCAGTGGTCCGACCGGGCCGATACTGTTCAAGGGCGCCCTGATCAAGACGCCCGAGTAGGAAGCCAGTCATGAAAAAAGGACGTTTAAAAACGTCCTTTTTTCATTCAAGTGAACACTCAGCGCCCGTGGCCGTGATGCCCGCCGCCAAAACCCCGGCTGTAGCCAAAGTTGAGCGACAAGCCGATGGGTGGGTAATACGGGGCGTAGTAGGGCCGTTGGTAATAAGCTGGATAAACGACCGGAGCCGCCATCACGGGCACGGGCTGCACGTAAACCGGCTGCTGCACGGGCGCCGGCTGGTAATAGGTTTGCGGCTGGGCCTGGAACGGTTGCGGTGCGGGCTCCATGGCGCCGACCGGCGTCACCTTCAGGCGCACATGCAGGCCCGGATCGTTGGGCATTTGCGCGGTGTATTGCGTGCCCTGGTATTCATACACCACGTTGAAATAGCTGGCGCGGTTTTCGTAGAACGTCTGGGTGCTGCACTGCTGGACGTTTTGCAGCTGGTTGTTCGGGCCTTCGATGCGGTCGCCCAGGATGGCGCCGCCCACCAGGCCGATCATGGTGGCCGCCGCCCGGCCGCCGCCGTTGCCAATCGCATTGCCGGCAGCGCCGCCAGCGATGGCGCCCATCAGCGCGCCCGCGCCCGACCTGGGCGCCTGCACGACGACGGCTTCATTGCT comes from Polaromonas naphthalenivorans CJ2 and encodes:
- a CDS encoding glycine zipper 2TM domain-containing protein gives rise to the protein MAHTFVKTIAVSAVAAAAMASVPASAMDILARVISSTPVVQQVAVPRQVCSNEAVVVQAPRSGAGALMGAIAGGAAGNAIGNGGGRAAATMIGLVGGAILGDRIEGPNNQLQNVQQCSTQTFYENRASYFNVVYEYQGTQYTAQMPNDPGLHVRLKVTPVGAMEPAPQPFQAQPQTYYQPAPVQQPVYVQPVPVMAAPVVYPAYYQRPYYAPYYPPIGLSLNFGYSRGFGGGHHGHGR
- a CDS encoding anti-sigma factor, coding for MNIHKNASLVDQLAASYALGTLRGGARRRFETLARDNATLRAAALIWQGRLASVAELQPEVAPSPAVWTRIENLVHAEKQAQAMQAARSQAAPVPASGGWWASLGLWRGAAAAGAFSTVVAVVTGLNFTKQLNGQVQELSARLSSTPVIEYVAVLADDKAKASILVTFDPNTQKLMLKRVGDFREQPDQSLELWALPPGAAPKSLGVLPGDAVARLTAAGGDIQQSPALAITLEPKGGVPPGSGPTGPILFKGALIKTPE